Genomic segment of Myxococcus stipitatus:
AACTGCTCGAGCTGGAGCAGCTTCTCGCCCACGGGCGCGACGTCCGGCTCGTCGAAGATGAGCTCCACCTCGCCGTAGAAGAGGTGCAGGACCGGCTGGCCATTCCCCGGGTCGATCCGGTCGTGCGTGAGCCGCCTTCGTTGGGGAATGTAGAGCATCTCATCCGCTTGCAGCTGTGCCATGGCTTCTCACTCCCGCTTCAATGTGACGTCGCGCGACCAGGTACCGCCGAGCGAGCGATAGACCGCGACGCGATGGTTGAGCAGCAGTCGTTGTGCTTGCAGACTCGCACGCTCGAGCCCGACCAGATTCGTCAGGGCGCTGAGCACCGTCAGATAGTCCGAGTGCCCTTGCTCGAAGAGCCGCCTCGCCTCGTCCAGGAGCTGCCGCCCGAGCTGGACCTGCACACGCAGGCTGCGCAGGCTCGTCGCCTCGTTCTCCTCCTGGACCACGGCATCCTGCACCCGCCCGATCGCGGTCTGCAGCGCGAGCTTGTATTGGACGTGCCGACGCTCGAGCTGCAGCGGCAGTCGCAAGTGCTCGGTGAATCTCTCTCCATCGAACAGGGCCCAGGTCAGGTTCACCCCGACGAGGTACTGGCCGAGGACCGGCTCCGAGAGGCCGATCTTCGCGGCGCCCACGCTGCCCACGAGCTGGATGGTTGGAAGCCAGCTCGCCCGGTTCGCGTTGATGCGGTGCTCGACCTCGGCGACGCGCAGCTCCGCGAGCCGCATCTCGGGCGTGTTCACGTTCAGGTCGCTCGGCGTTCCGAGCGCTGGCGGAGGCGGGAGGTCGGGAAGCTGCCGCTCGAGTGGAACGACGTCGTCCGTGGGGCTGGGAGTCCGGCCCAGCAGCGCCTTCAGCTCCGAGTTCAAGAGCGCGTTCCGGGTGGAGATGAGCGGCACCTGCGATTCGAGGTTCACCAGCAACTGCTCCTGCTGCAGCACCGCGAGCCGGGGCGTGAGGTGCTGTTCGAACCGCGCTTGGATCAGCCGGAGCAGCTCCTTGTTGTATTCAATCTGCCGCAGCGTGAGGTCCCGGAGCGCGCGGGCCTCGAGGATGTCGAACCAGAGCTGGGTGATCCGCAGCGCCATGTCCTGGACGCGGCCCTCGGTGAGCTGCCGCTGCTGCTCGGCGAAGTTCATTCCCGCGCTTCGCCGCGCGGCGAGGTTTCCGAACAGGTCGACCTGGTAGGCCACGCCGAAATCGGCGGTGGCGATGTTGTACTCGACCTGGGTTGCCGGCACGGGCGGAACGTTGGCCTTGATATGCCTCAACCCCGCCGGGTTGAGGATGCCGACCTGCAGCGGGTACCACCAACCCTGCGGCACGGTGGGGTCGAGCTGGTTCTCGTAGATGAGGTCCCGCACGTCGCGCAGGGTCAGGTTGTCGCGGAAGCTCTCCTGGATGGCCGCGTCGAGCGCTGGGTCGGCGAACGCCGACCACCAGACCTTGTCCTGGGTGACGCGCTCGGCTGGCTGCTCGGGCGCGGCCTCGTTCGGTGGCCGTGGGCTTGGAGTCCCGCCCTCGGAGGGGCTGGGCGGTTGGGACGGGTCGGTGCGCAGATCGACGGCGGTCGAGTAGCGGCTCGGCGCCGGAGGCGGCTTGACGACGACGGGATGGACCCATCCGCAACCGGCGCAGAACGTCGCGAGGAGAGCGAGCGAAGATCGAAGTCTCATGGATGGCTGACGACCACGAGGGCCTTGGCGTGGTTGAGCACGCAGCGCTGCGCGACCCGCATGGTCTCGGGGTCGAGGGAGGCGAAGCTCTCGTCGAGGATGACCAGCTCGACCCCCTGCAGCAGCGTGCGCGCGATGTAGAGCCGGCTCTTCTCGCCGTGGGAGAGCTGCCAGCCGGTCTCGCCAATCATCTCCTCGAGGCCGGCGGGCATCTTGGCGACGAGCTCGTCCAGCCCGAGCTCCTTGCACAGCGCGGCGGCCTTCGCCCGCAGCTCGGGCGAGGTCGGCCACTCGCGCCCGAGCAGGAGGTTGTACGCGAAGCTGCCGGACAGGACGTGGTTCTCATGGAACTGCGGTGCGGCGGTGATGCGCTTGCGCCAGCCGGAGGCACCGAACGTCGCGCGGTCCAGCGCATGCAGCAGCATCACGCCGCCCTGGGGCGTCCGCATGCCCGTGAGCAGCGAGACCAGCGTCGACTTGCCACCGCCGGACGGGCCCTCCAGCAGGATGCGGTCGCCCTGGGCAATCTGGAACGAGCAGTTCTCGAGCACCGGGCGGGTGCGCGCGTCGTGGCGGAAGGTCACGCCCCGCGCCTCGATGAGGGTGGCGC
This window contains:
- a CDS encoding TolC family protein, which translates into the protein MRLRSSLALLATFCAGCGWVHPVVVKPPPAPSRYSTAVDLRTDPSQPPSPSEGGTPSPRPPNEAAPEQPAERVTQDKVWWSAFADPALDAAIQESFRDNLTLRDVRDLIYENQLDPTVPQGWWYPLQVGILNPAGLRHIKANVPPVPATQVEYNIATADFGVAYQVDLFGNLAARRSAGMNFAEQQRQLTEGRVQDMALRITQLWFDILEARALRDLTLRQIEYNKELLRLIQARFEQHLTPRLAVLQQEQLLVNLESQVPLISTRNALLNSELKALLGRTPSPTDDVVPLERQLPDLPPPPALGTPSDLNVNTPEMRLAELRVAEVEHRINANRASWLPTIQLVGSVGAAKIGLSEPVLGQYLVGVNLTWALFDGERFTEHLRLPLQLERRHVQYKLALQTAIGRVQDAVVQEENEATSLRSLRVQVQLGRQLLDEARRLFEQGHSDYLTVLSALTNLVGLERASLQAQRLLLNHRVAVYRSLGGTWSRDVTLKRE